In Bacillota bacterium, the genomic window TCTAAGCAATGTCGACAGGAAATCCATTGAACCTATTGCCCTGGAATATTTCGGAGAAAAGGGAGTCCGCCCGATGCAGATATTTTTCAAATCCTCCCTGATGGATGATGAAAAGATGCTTGAAATTTACCAGGGGAGGTTGTCTTCGGATATTGCCGAACCTGACGGGATGCTAAACATGGATGGCTGTGATTTTCCCAAGAAAGGCAAAGCATCCGTTGGAGTGCAACGTCAGTACTGCGGCATCCTTGGCAAGAGGGAAAACTGCCAGGCAGGTGTCTTTATCGGATATTCCAGTAGTAAAGGTTATGGACTTGTTGACCGTAGGTTATACATGCCGGAAAAATGGTTTACCGAAGAATATCAAAAACTGCGTGAAGAAAGCTGCGTACCTGAAGATATTCAATTTAAAACCAAAGTTGATATTGCTTCTGACATGCTCAAGAGCACTATAGCATCAGGTAAATTTCCTGCAAAATGGATTGGCTGCGACTCATTTTTCGGCAGAGACAAGGAATTTCTTGCTTCGCTTCCTGAAAATTATTACTATTTTGCAGATATTCCCGAAAACCTGAAGGTATTCATACAAATGCCTGTTATTGGTGTACCCGAGAAAAATGGACGTGGTAAAAGATTCACAAAGGAACGTGCCTTAACAGATCCCATCCCGGTTTCCAGTATTGCCAACGATACTTCCATACCCTGGCAGAGGATAATTTTGGCTGAGGGTTCCAAGGGCCCCATCGTTGCCGATGTAAAAATCCTAAGAGTTATTGATGCGGAAGATATCGGTGGAAAAACTTATTTACCTGGCAAGGAGCAATGGCTTTATATCCGCAGGTATACCGATGGCAAAACAAAATTCTCCCTCTGCAATGCACCGGAAGATATTCCAATGGAAGAGCTTCATAAGGCTGCTACTATGCGATGGCCTATAGAGCAGTGTTTTGAAGAATGTAAAAGTTATCTTGGAATGGGTGACTATGAAGCTCGTTCCTGGCCTGCTTGGCATAAACATATGTTGCTGGTTATGGTTGCACATCTCTTTATTACAGAACTGAGATTTTACTTTAAAAAAAACTCCGGTTCTAACCATGCCACAGGCCAAACGTCTTATTGAAGCATCTCTGTCAGGCAATCTTGACTCCATTCGTAAAGCTATTCAGAAAACTGATTATTATTTACGACGAAATCACTGTGCTTATACTTCTCACAGAAAGAAATCGCTATTGAAACTCCAGCCACTTTCAAACACCGTATGAAATTGTCAAAGAACAAATTTTTCGCTGTAGTATTATTTATTTTTTATTTAATGCAAAAAAAATTAAGCTGATTTTTATTTTGATTTATTTTTTATTTATTTCTATGATTTACGAAGTGATGTGATTTAAAAATAGTTTATAACATAGCAAGAAGACCAAAGCTATTCAATTCCTCTTAAAGCTTCTACTTGATTGTTTCCTGGCAAATATAGCTTAAATAAATATCTAAGCTGCACAATGATCAACGGCGCTTTAG contains:
- a CDS encoding IS701 family transposase, giving the protein MKKEIYLDIRPLTGTVGEYLPLTVSIVNKSELEPLWDYMVGKYHYLGYDKMIGPRIKYLVTYKGTPIAALSYNRAALKVGVRDRFIGYDEDGKRIFLKHIVNNNRFLILPWIKIKNLASYLLSQTLKRLKIDWVKMYGTRPLLVETFVDHSKYSGTCYKAANWIYLGETKGFSKEGNTFVYHGNKKAVYLYILNRNYKSFVPCHQPHKKREKVSNMMLNIPDWNPTILEDVGITVEEVQNLGSMLDDYLSIYDECYTHVGQRKNCEGFVKGLLSNVDRKSIEPIALEYFGEKGVRPMQIFFKSSLMDDEKMLEIYQGRLSSDIAEPDGMLNMDGCDFPKKGKASVGVQRQYCGILGKRENCQAGVFIGYSSSKGYGLVDRRLYMPEKWFTEEYQKLREESCVPEDIQFKTKVDIASDMLKSTIASGKFPAKWIGCDSFFGRDKEFLASLPENYYYFADIPENLKVFIQMPVIGVPEKNGRGKRFTKERALTDPIPVSSIANDTSIPWQRIILAEGSKGPIVADVKILRVIDAEDIGGKTYLPGKEQWLYIRRYTDGKTKFSLCNAPEDIPMEELHKAATMRWPIEQCFEECKSYLGMGDYEARSWPAWHKHMLLVMVAHLFITELRFYFKKNSGSNHATGQTSY